A window of Odocoileus virginianus isolate 20LAN1187 ecotype Illinois unplaced genomic scaffold, Ovbor_1.2 Unplaced_Contig_8, whole genome shotgun sequence contains these coding sequences:
- the RHOC gene encoding rho-related GTP-binding protein RhoC: protein MAAIRKKLVIVGDGACGKTCLLIVFSKDQFPEVYVPTVFENYIADIEVDGKQVELALWDTAGQEDYDRLRPLSYPDTDVILMCFSIDSPDSLENIPEKWTPEVKHFCPNVPIILVGNKKDLRQDEHTRRELAKMKQEPVRSEEGRDMANRISAFGYLECSAKTKEGVREVFEMATRAGLQVRKNKRRRGCPIL from the exons ATGGCTGCCATCCGAAAGAAGCTGGTGATTGTGGGGGATGGGGCCTGTGGGAAGACCTGCCTCCTCATCGTCTTCAGCAAGGATCAGTTCCCAGAGGTCTACGTCCCTACTGTCTTTGAGAACTACATCGCAGACATAGAGGTGGATGGCAAGCAG GTGGAGCTGGCTCTGTGGGACACAGCAGGGCAGGAAGACTACGACCGCCTGCGGCCTCTCTCCTACCCGGACACTGACGTCATTCTCATGTGCTTCTCCATCGACAGCCCCGACAGTCTGG AAAACATTCCTGAGAAGTGGACCCCGGAAGTGAAGCACTTCTGCCCCAATGTGCCCATCATCCTGGTGGGGAATAAGAAGGACCTGAGGCAAGATGAGCATACCCGGAGAGAGCTGGCCAAGATGAAGCAG GAACCTGTTCGATCTGAGGAAGGCCGGGACATGGCGAACCGGATCAGTGCCTTTGGCTACCTTGAGTGCTCAGCCAAGACCAAGGAGGGGGTGCGGGAGGTATTTGAGATGGCCACTAGGGCTGGCCTTCAGGTCCGCAAGAATAAGCGCCGGAGGGGCTGCCCCATTCTCTGA